The Sinorhizobium fredii USDA 257 region CCTGATCGGCGCGATGATCGTCGGCGTGGTTTCGATGGGCCTCAACATGCTCGGCGCCGATCCGCAATGGAAAGTCTTCCTGACCGGCGTGCTCATCATCTCCGCCGTCGCAGTCGACCAGTGGATCAGAAAGGTAGCAGCGTAATGGCACAGGAACCCATTCTCACCGCCCGCGGTCTCGTCAAGCGCTATGGCCGCGTCACTGCCCTCGATCATGCCGACTTCGACCTCTATCCGGGTGAAATCCTCGCGGTGATCGGCGACAACGGCGCCGGCAAGTCCTCGATGATCAAGGCGATCTCCGGCGCCGTCACCCCAGATGAAGGCGAGATCCACCTCGAGGGCCAGCCGGTGCACTTCCGCTCGCCGATGGAGGCGCGCGCCGCCGGCATCGAGACGGTCTATCAGAACCTCGCTCTGTCGCCGGCGCTGTCGATCGCCGACAATATGTTCCTCGGTCGCGAGATCCGGAAGCCGGGCCTCTTCGGCAAGCTGTTCCGCACTCTCGACCGGTCGGCCATGGAGAAGATGGCCCGATCGAAGCTTTCGGAACTCGGCCTAATGACGATCCAGAACATCAACCAGGCGGTGGAGACGCTCTCGGGCGGCCAGCGCCAGGGCGTGGCGGTCGCACGCGCCGCCGCCTTCGGGTCGAAGGTCGTCATCATGGACGAGCCGACTGCCGCCTTGGGCGTCAAGGAAAGCCGGCGCGTCCTGGAACTGATCCTCGACGTCCGTCGCCGTGGCCTGCCGATCGTGCTGATCTCGCACAACATGCCGCATGTCTTCGAGGTCGCGGACCGGATCCATATCCATCGCCTCGGCCGTCGGCTCTGCGTCATCAATCCGAAGGAATACACCATGTCGGATGCGGTCGCCTTCATGACCGGTGCCAAGGCGCCGCCCGGCGAGGCAATCGCCGCATGAATGTGCAGTCCTTGCGGGACGAAATACTGAAACGGGCGGCAGGCGCCGGCCGTTTCGTCGTCGCCATTGCCGGTCCACCGGGGGCGGGTAAGTCGACGCTTGCCGAAGCGCTTGCCGAGGCGATCGCCGAGGCGGGGGAAAGCGTTGCGGTGCTTCCGATGGATGGCTTCCACATGGACAATGCCGTCCTTGTCGAGAAGGGCCTGCTGCCGCGCAAGGGTGCGCCCGAGACGTTCGATGTGCGAGCCTTCCTTTCAACGCTCGCCGCGGTACACGCGAATGACGGCGAGGTGCTCGTTCCGGTCTTCGACCGGACCCGCGAACTGGCGATCGCCTCCGCACGGGCAATCGCGCCGCAAACGCGTATCGTGCTGGTCGAGGGCAATTACCTGCTGCTCGACGAGGCGCCATGGAGCAGGCTGGATGGGGCATTCGACTATTCGATCTTTATCGATCCGGGGATCGAGGTGCTCGAGCGGCGACTGCTGCAGCGCTGGTACGATCACGGCTATGATGAGGAGTCCGCACGGAAAAAAGCCCTTGGCAACGATATCCCCAACGCCCGCAGGGTCGTCGGCAACTGCCGCGCCAGCGATCTGGTGATCCGGGATTTCTGAGGGATGGGCTGTGGAGTGGGACGGTTTGCCGCTCGCGCGTCCCGACTTAACCTTTCCGATTGGCCATTGTCTTCGGCGGCGCAATGATGTTATCGAGGCGCGGTTTCACCACATGAATTACCGCCCTACAAGCGCCGGTCACGCCGCCCGCGTGGATCGGGCGCGAGCATCGGGAGAACGCTGACATGCAAGAGCTCGTTATCCGCCGGCCGGACGACTGGCATCTCCACCTGCGCGACGGCGGCATGCTGCGCGGCGTCATTGCCGATACGAGCCGCCATTTCGCCCGCGCTATCGTCATGCCTAATCTGGTGCCGCCCGTGGTGACCTCCGCCGATGCGGCCGCCTATCGCGAACGCATCCTCGCCGCCATTCCGGCGGGTGACAGGTTCGAACCGTTGATGACGCTTTACCTTACTGAAGGGACCGATCCGGACGATGTCGAGGCTGGCTTCAGGAGCGGCCTTGTCAAGGCGGTAAAGCTCTATCCGGCGGGTGCGACCACCAATTCGCACAGCGGCGTGCGCGACATCGCCAAGGCGATGCCGGTTCTCGAGCGGATGGCCGAGATCGGCCTGCCGCTCTGCGTTCACGGCGAGGTGACGACGCCTGAAGTCGATATCTTCGACCGCGAGGCTGTCTTCATCGAAACGGTTCTCGATCCGCTTCGTCGGCACCTGCCGGATCTCAGGATCACCATGGAGCATGTGACGACGAAGGACGGGGTCGACTATATCAAGGAGCACGCGGCCAATCTCGCCGGCTCGATTACCACCCATCACCTGATCATCAACCGCAATGCCATCCTCGTCGGCGGCATCAAGCCGCATTATTACTGCCTGCCCGTCGCCAAGCGCGAGACGCACCGTCTGGCGCTGCGGGCGGCGGCGATATCCGGCGACGTCCGCTTCTTCCTCGGCACCGACTCGGCCCCACACGCTGATCCGCTCAAGGAATGCGCCTGCGGCTGCGCCGGCATCTATACGTCCATCAACACGATGAGCTGCCTTGCCCAAGTGTTCGAGGAGGAAGGGGCGCTCGACCGGCTAGAGGCCTTTACCTCGCTGAACGGCCCCGCCTGGTATGGCCTTCCGGCAAACGACGAAACGATCACGTTGCGCAAGGGCAGCGAGCCGGTCCGCTATCCCGCCAAGATCGAGACCGAAGCCGGCCCGGTCACGGTTTTCGATGCGATGTTCCCGCTCTACTGGGCCGTCGCCTAAGTTTTTCGATTGCAAGGAGAAGTCATGTTTTCGAACGCATTCACCGACAAGGCGGTGATGGCCGAGCTGGTCGCGAAGATGCTTTGGGAGATCAAGGCGGTGCATTTCCGGGCCGACCAGCCTTACAAGCTCTCCTCCGGCATGGCGAGCCCGGTCTATATCGACTGCCGCAAGCTGATTTCCTATCCGCGGGTCCGCTCCGCTGTCATGGACTTCGCCGCCGCGACGATCCTCAGGGAGGCAGGCTTCGAGCAATTCGATGTGGTCGCTGGCGGCGAGACGGCCGGCATCCCCTTTGCTGCCATGCTTGCCGAACGGCTCGCCCTGCCGATGATCTATGTGCGCAAGGCGCCGAAGGGACATGGCCGCAATGCCCAGATCGAGGGCCATATGCCGGAAGGGGCGCGTGTCCTGGTCATCGAGGACCTGACGACCGCCGGCGGCTCGATGTTCAAGTTCATCGACGCGATCCGCGCGGCCGGCGGCATCGTCGAGCACGGCATCGCGCTCTTCTACTATGACATTTTCCCGGAGGCGCGGGGCAACATGAAGTCCAAGGGCGTCGACCTCCATTACATCGCCACCTGGCGCAACGTGCTCGCGGTCGCCCGCGAACAGGCGCTGTTCGATGAAAAGACGCTGAACGAGGTCGAAGCCTTCCTCAATGCGCCACTCGCCTGGTCGGCCCGCAAAGGCGGCGTCGACACGCTCGCCGCCCAGTGACGGCGCGGCCGCTGATCTCGTCGATGGAATAGTTTTCAAGGAGGACGTTCATGATCGTTTGCTGCGGAGAGGCCCTGATCGACATGCTGCCGCGCGAGTCGGCGGCCGGGGAGAGCGCCTTTGCGCCCTATGCCGGGGGTGCCATCTTCAACACGGCGATCGCGCTCGGCAGGCTCGGTATTCCGACGGGCTTTTTCACCGGCCTCTCCGACGACATGTTCGGCGACATCCTGCGGGAAACCCTGAAAGCCGCGAATGTCGATTTCGGCCCCTGCGCTACGCTGCCGCTGCACACGACGCTTGCGTTCGTGAAACTCGTCAACGGCCATGCGAGCTACGCCTTCTTCGACGAGAATACCGCCGGGCGGATGATCACCACGGACCACCTGCCGGCCTTCGGCGATTTCTGCGAGGCGCTGCATTTCGGCGCGATCAGCCTCATCCCCGAGCCCTGCGGTTCGACCTATGAAGCATTGATGACAAGGGAACACGATAGGCGGGTGATCTCCTTCGACCCGAATATCCGACCGGGTTTCATCAAGGATCGGGAGGCGCATCTCGCCCGCATGAACCGCATGGCGGCGATGTCGGACATCATCAAGTTCTCCGACGAGGATCTCGCCTGGTTCGGTATGGAAGGGAGCCACGACACGCTCGCGGTCGAGTGGCTGAAGCGCGGTCCCAAGCTGGTGGTGATCACCAGGGGCGCGGACGGTGCCGTCGGCTATACGAGGAACCACAAGGTCGAGGTCGCGAGCCAGCGGGTGATGGTCGTCGATACGGTCGGCGCCGGCGACACTTTCGATGCCGGCGTGCTGGCCTCGCTGAAGCTCAACAATCTGCTGACCAAGGAACAGGTTGCAAACTTGAGCGACGAGGCGATCCGGCAGGCGCTCGCCCTCGGCGCGAAGGCAGCGGCGGTCACCGTGTCGCGCGCGGGTGCCAACCCGCCGTGGAAATACGAAATCGGGCTCTGATAGCCGGAAATCTGCGTGCATGAAGGGCGTCAGCATCGCTGGCGCCCTTTTTCTTATCCGTCAGCGTGCCGCCTTCAGAAGCGCGGCAACGAGGCCGGCGGTCGAGGAATCGTGACCCTCGGCGCTCTCCTTGCCTTCGACGACAGGCAGCAGGCCGGTCGCCAGTTCCTTGCCGAGCTCGACGCCCCATTGGTCGAAGGGGTTGATGTTGAAGAGCGCCCCTTCGACGAAGACGCGGTGCTCGTAGAGGGCGATCAGGCGACCGAGCGCGAAGGGATCGAGCTGGTCATAGACGAAGGTGAGCGACGGCCGGTTGCCGGAAAAGACGCGGTGCGGCGCGATCTTGTCCGCCTTCGCCTCGTCCATGCCCTTCGAGGTAAGCTGTGCCTTGGCTTCGGCAAGCGTGCGGCCCTTCATCAGCGCTTCTGACTGCGCCAGGCAGTTGGCGATCAGCAACTGGTGCTGATGACGCAGGTCCTTCTCGTGGCCGTTCGCGGCGATCATGAATTCGGCGGGAATGACATCGGTTCCCTGGTGGATAAGCTGGTAGAAGGCATGCTGGCCGTTGGTGCCAGGCTCGCCCCAGACGACCGGCCCGGTCGCAAATTCCACCGGCTTGCTGTCGAGTGTGACGGCCTTGCCGTTCGATTCCATGTCGAGCTGCTGCAGATAGGCCGGGAAGCGCGTCAGGCGTTGGTCGTAGGGCAGGATCGCCCGGGATGGATAGCCGAGAACGTTGCGGTGGTAGAAGCCAATGAGACCGAGCAGCATCGGAAGGTTCTCGCGCACGGGAGCGGTGCGGAAGTGCTCGTCGATCGCGTGGGCACCGTCGAGGAAGCGGCCGAAATTTTCCTTGCCGATCGCAATCATCAGCGGCAGGCCGATCGCCGACCAGATCGAATAGCGCCCGCCGACCCAGTCCCAGAAGCCGAAGACGCGGGCGGCGTCGATGCCGAAGGCGGCGACCTTGTCGAGGGCGGTGGAGACGGCTGCGAAGTGGTGGCCGACTGCCGCCTCGCCGAGCTTGCCGGCGATGAACGCGCGGGCGGTGGCGGCATTTGTCATCGTTTCGATCGTCGTGAAGGTCTTCGAGGCGACGATGAACAGCGAGGTCTCCGGGTCAAGGAGCTTCAGCGTGTCGGCGATATGGGCGCCATCGACATTGGAGACGAAATGCAGCCGCGGACCATCATGGAAGGGCGCGAGCGCCAGCGTCGCCATCACCGGGCCGAGATCGGAACCGCCGATACCGATATTGACGACGTCGGTGATCTTCTTGCCGGTGGCGCCCTTCAAGGTGCCGGAACGGACGTCGTCGGCAAAGGCGCCCATCGCGTCGAGAACGGTGTTGACGTCAGGCATGACGTCCTTACCGCCGACCAGGATCGGCCGGTTCGACCGGTTCCTGAGCGCGGTATGCAGGACGGCGCGTTCCTCGGTGATGTTGATGATGTCGCCACGCAACATGGCGTCACGCTTCTCCTCGACCTTGGCGGCCTTCGCCAGCGCCTCGAGACCATCGAGTACCGTGTCGTTCACGGCGCATTTCGAATAATCGAGGAGCAGATCGCCGAGTCTCGTGCTGAAGCGCGAAAAGCGGCTCGGATCGGCGGCGAAGGCGGCACGGATGTCGGTCGCCTTGGTCTCGCGTGCAGTGGCTTTGAGGTTTTCGACAAGCGCTTTCATCGCAGGGCTCCTTGCATCGGAAATCGGCTGCGATAGCTAGTCGCTTTCGACGTGGCAAATCAAGGGCAGGTGTGCACTGCAGCGAAATAAGCCGGTTCTCATCGCTCTGGCGGGAGGCGGTGCAACTGCCCCTCACCATAGCCCCATCCCTGCAGGTGGGGAGAGGGGACTTTGGCTGGAGCGCTGCCGCGAGTCCCCTTCGCCCCGTCTGCGGCGAGAAGGTGGCCGGCAGGCCGGATGAGGGGCTCTCCCTCGGTTAGCCGCGCAAGTCCTTGCGCAGAATCTTGCCGACATTGGATTTCGGCAGTTCGTCGCGGAACTCTACGTGTCTCGGCCGCTTGTAGTTGGTGAGGTGTTCGGCGCAGTGGCGCTTTACGTCCCCTTCCGTGAGGTTCGGATCCTTGCGCACGACGAAGAGCTTGACCGCCTCGCCGGAATGCGGGTCGGCGATGCCAATGGCGGCGCATTCCAGGATGCCGGGGTGGGTTGCCACGACCTCTTCGATCTCGTTCGGGAAGACGTTGAAGCCGGAAACGAGGATCATGTCCTTCTTGCGGTCGACGATCTTCGTCAGTCCCGCGGCGTTCATGAAGCCGATGTCGCCGGTGCGGAAGAAACCATCCGGCGAAATCGCTTTCGCCGTCTCGTCGGGGCGCTGCCAATAGCCGGCCATGACCTGCGGGCCGCGGATGCAGATCTCGCCGATTTCGCCGGTCGGCAGCGTATTGCCGTCGTCATCGCGGATTTCGACCTCGGTCGATGGCAGCGGCATGCCGATCGTGCCGGTGAACTCGTCCGTGTCGAGCCGGTTGGCGGTGGCGACCGGGGAAGTTTCCGAAAGCCCATAGCCTTCATGGATCGGGCAGTGCGTCGTGGCGAGCCAGCGCTCTGCAACCGGTCGCTGCACCGCCATGCCGCCGCCGAATGTCAGGATCAGCGATGAAAAGTCGAGCTTCTGGAACTCCGGATTGTTCATCAGCGCGTTGAACAGCGTATTGAGCCCGGGGAAGATGTTGGTCTTGTACTTGGCCAACTCCTGGACGAAGGCGGGAATGTCGCGCGGGTTGGGGATCAGGATGTTGTTGCCGCCGGTCGCGAGCCCCATGAGCGAATTCACCGTCAGCGCGAAGATGTGATAGAGCGGCAAGGCGCACATGAAGGTGAGGTTTTCCGGCCGCGGCTTGCGCAGGAAGGCCGTGTTTAGCCAGATCCCCATCTGGGCCATGTTGGACAGAAGATTGGCATGGGTGAGGGTGGCACCCTTGGAAACGCCGGTCGTGCCGCCTGTATATTGCAGGAAGGCGACATCGCCAGGCGCGACATTAGGTTTCGCAAGCGAAAGCTTCTCGCCCTTGGCAAGAACAGTCCGGAAGGAGAGGTGCCCCGGCAGCGACCAGGCCGGAACGAGCTTCTTGACGCGGCGCACGACGACGTTGACGACCAGGCCCTTCACCCCGAGCATGTCGCCCATTGTCGCGACCACCACATGCTTTATCTTGGTCCGGGCGACGACCTGCTCGACTGTATGGGCGAAGTTTTCCAGGACGAAGATTGCCTTGGCGCCGGCATCGACCAGCTGGTGTTCGAGCTCGCGCGGCGTGTAGAGCGGGTTGACGTTCACGACCGTGTAGCCGGCTCTGAGGATGCCGTAGACGATCACCGGGTTCTGCAGGATGTTCGGCATCATGACGGCGACGCGATCGCCTTTCGCCAGACCGAGCGACTGCAGCCAGGCGCCGATTCGACCCGAATGGACGTTGAGATCGGCGAAGGTCAGCGACTTGCCCATGCAGGTGAAAGCGGGCCGCCAGGAATGCTGCGCCACCGCATGGTCGAAGAACTCGCCGAGCGATCGGTAGGGGAGTGGTCCGATCTCGGCGGGCACACCTGGCGGATAGGACTTGATCCAGTTTTTCCCCGCGCCGGACCCCGCCTGCTGCATGCTTGCTTCCGCCATGATCTCTCTCCCTCTGGTGGCAACGAACGGCCTTGCTCACGGCGAAGAAAAATCCCTCCCGATCTTCCCTCCCGAGCGAAGATGCTGCTTTTGCAGCGTCTCTTCAAGCACTAATCGGAATTATATAACCTTGACGTAAACGTCAATAACGCGGATGCCCATGCGAGTGACGGATTTTGCCGCAGTCGTCTTCAGGCGAAGCGAAATCTCCCCGTCATGTCTGTCCGTTAGACCCGGTGAAAGACGATCACGGCAATTGTGAATTGATCCCTGGCCATTGCGATGATTTTGGAGACGCCACCTTGCTCATGCCGAAAGCGCGCATCCAGGCAGGAGACGGGCTGGCAAGGCTGCGGGATTGTTGTAAGGTTCTTGAAAGACGGAGGACTACAGGTGCAATTGGGCAATCGTGAGCGAGAAAATCCCCCGGTGGAGCCGCGGCTCTTCGGGCAGCCTGCCCATTCGCGCTCGGCCCTCGTCCTGCCGATCTCGGCCGCCCGCTGGATGCTCGTCCTCGTCCTCATTGCCGGCGTCTATTTCTTCCACGGCTTCGTCGTGCCGGTGCTTGCCGCCGTCGTCATCGGCTTTGCCAGCTGGCCGATCTATCGTCGGCTGCTTCAGGCCCTGAACGGCAATCGGACGCTCGCGGCGACGATTGCCATCACCTCGGTCGTCGCCTTTATCGTCGTGCCCATCTCGATCGCCGCGGCTTACGCGGTGGACGAGGTGCGCGACTGGCTCGTCTGGGCGGTGCAAACCAACGTCAGTGGAGCGCCGGTCCCGGCCTGGCTAACGACCATCCCGGTGGCCGGCGCCTGGCTCGGTCAGCAATGGGTGAAATATGTCGGCCATCCGGGCGCGCTTGGCGAGCTGGTCCAGCTCGTCAGCGGCTCCAATATCGGCAACATCTACCGCGGCGTCCTGGTGATCGGCGCCTCCGCCTTCCAGTCCTTCCTGACGTTGCTGTTCATGCTGATCACCCTGTTCTTCGTCTACCGCGACGGCCACTCCTTCTCGAAGCAGTTGGATCGCCTTGGCGAACAGATTTTCCCAATGCGCTGGGAGCGGCTGTCGCGCGTCGTGCCGCTCACCATCAGCTCGACCGTGACCGGCATGGGTATCATCGCGATCGGCGAGGGCATCGTCCTCGGCGTCGCCTACTGGCTGGCCGGCGTGCCCTCGCCGGTGACGCTCGGCATCATCACTGGACTGATGGCGCTCATTCCAGGCGGCGCACCGCTCTGCTTCACCCTCGTTTCGATCTATCTGGTGGCGAGCGGCTCGCTCTTGCAGGGTGTTGCGCTCTTTGTCTGGGGAACGACCGAGCTCTTCATCGTCGACAAGACGCTTCGTCCGAGGCTTGTCGGCGGCCCGATCAAGCTGCCCTTCCTGCCGACCTTTTTCGGCCTCGTCGGCGGCGTCAAGACGATGGGCTTCCTAGGCCTTTTCGTCGGCCCGGTGCTGATGGCGCTGCTCGTCGCGATCTGGCGCGAGTGGATGCATGAGGTGGCGAACCAACCGGAACCGACGGCAAAGCCGATCTCCCGGGTCGACATTGCCGCGAAATAGGACCGGCGACCTGCGGGCCGGTCGCACGGTTGTCCGGGGTCACAGGCGGGCCGCGTGCCCCTGTGTAGGGTGAACCTTCTGAGGACAGAGTTCGAGAGATTGAATGCCCGAGATTGATCGCGACCAGGCAAGGCGCCCCGATCCCGATGCCCTGCTGGGGCTGGCCGACAAGGGCGGGAGAGGGAAGCTGACGGTGTTCCTCGGCGCCGCGCCGGGCGTCGGCAAGACCTACGCCATGCTGATGCGGGCGCAGCGGCTCAAGGAGCAGGGCGCCGACATCGTCATCGGACTTGTCGAGACCCACGGACGCAGCGAGACCGCCGCTCTGCTCGATGGGCTGGAGGTCCTGCAGCGCCGCGACGTGGCGCATAACGGCCGCACGCTCCACGAATTCGATCTCGACGCTGCATTGGCGCGCCGTCCGCGGATCATCGTCGTCGACGAGCTCGCCCATACCAATCTCGGCGAAAGCCGTCATCCCAAGCGCTACCAGGACATCGAGGAACTGGTGGATGCCGGCGTCGACGTCTGGACGGCGCTCAACATTCAACACCTCGAAAGCCTGTCGGATATCGTCGCCCAGATCGCCGGTGTTCCCGTGCGAGAGCGCATCCCCGACACGGTTCTGAGCCGGGCGGACGAGGTGCTGCTGGTGGACCTGCCGCCGGCGGAGCTGATCGACCGGCTAAAGGAAGGCAAGGTCTACCTGCCCGACAATGCCAAGCGGGCCGTGGACCACTTCTTCCGGCTCGGCAATCTGACGGCGCTGCGCGAGCTGGCGCTCAGGCGCACTGCCGACCGGGTCGACGACCAGATGGTCGACTACCTCAAGCAGAACGCCATTGAGGGTCCCTGGCCGGCCGGCGAAAGGCTGCTCGTCTGCATCGGCCCGGATCCGCTATCGGAAAAGGTGGTGAGGACGGCGAGCCGGCTCGCCTCGGGCCTCAACGCCGACTGGATCGTGGTTTCCATCGAGCGTGCGGATCGCGAGGCGGGCGATGGCGAGGCGATGCGGCAGCTTGACGAGACCTTCCGTCTTGCCGAGCAACTGGGCGCCGAGACGCGCCGCATCATTGGCAGCGATTTCGTCGAGGAGATCCTGAAACTTGCAAGGCGCGAGAATGCGACGCAGATCGTCATCGGCGCCCGGCGCCACTGGTTCCCGCTGAGCCTGTTTCGCGCCTCCTTGCCCGACGCGCTGTCCAGGCGCGTGTCGGGAATCGGCATTCATCTCGTCACCGGCAAGATCGAGCCGGCCGCCAAGACGAGGCAGCGAAGCCAGCGGCTGCTGCCGGAGGGACTGGCTCGAGCGCTCGGCATAGCCGGCGGCACCGTCGGGCTGGCGACAGGACTTGGCGTGCTGATCGAGCAGTTCATCATCCTGCAGAATATTTCGCTTCTCTATCTGCTCGCGGTGCTCGCCTCGGCGGTTTACGCCGGTTACTTCGCGGCTCTGGCGGCGGCCCTGTTTTCCGTTGTCGCATACAACTTCTTCTTCATCGAGCCGGTCGGCACCTTCACGGTGGCCGAGCCGCACGAGGTTTTCGCTCTCCTCGTTTTCCTGGCGGCCGCGGCGCTGGCCGGCAGCCTTGCCTCGCGCATTCGCGATCAGGCGAAGACCGCAAGGGGCCGGGCGACGGCGACGCAGGCGCTCTATGACTTTTCCCGCAAGCTTTCCGGCACCGCCAATGCCGAAGACGTGCTCTGGGCGGCCGTCACCCAGATGCAATCGACGCTCAGGCGCAATGCCGTGCTGTTGCTGCCGGAAGACGGTGATATTGCTTTGAGCGTGGCCTGGCCGCCGGACACCGAGCTTAGCGTCAGCGACATGATGGCGGCGCGCTGGACATTCGAAAAGAGAGAGCCGGCCGGCAACGACACCGGCACGCTGCCGAACAGCCCGTTTCAGTTCCGGCCGCTGATGAGCCCGCAGGGCGTCGTTGGCGTTTGCGGCTTTCTGCAGGAGGACAGACCGCTCGACATCAACGAGGAACGGGCCCTTGCCGCGATCCTCGATCAGACCGCGATCGCCGTCGACCGCGCGCGACTGTCGCGCGAAAGCCTCGATCAGGCCGCCCAGCTCGAGGGCGAGAAATTCCGCGCCGCCCTGCTTTCGTCGCTCTCCCACGAGCTCACGACCCCTTTGACAACGATCACCGGCGCAGTGACGACGCTGCGCCAGCTCGGCGAAGGAATGCCTAAGGAGGGCCGGAGGGAACTTCTGAACTCGATCGAGGAAGAAAGCGGCAGGCTCAAGAACTTCGTCTCCAACCTGCTCGACATGAACCGCATCGAGGCGGGGACGATCAATGCCAGGCGCGATCGGGTCGATGTGGCGGATGTCGTTCACGCTGCCGTGGAACGGGCACGGAAATACTTTCCCGGCCGGGTTTTCGAGACCAGCATCGCCGCAGATCTGCCGTTGATGCGCGGCGACAGCGTCTTGCTCGGGCAGGTCCTCTTCAATCTGCTCGACAATGCCGACCGGTTCGGAGGCGACGAACCGGTCAGCATCTATGCCCGGCGGGAGGGCGACGAGGTCGTTTTGTCGGTGACGGACCTCGGCAAGGGCATCGCGCCCGCCGATCTCGAGCACGTCTTCGACAAGTTCTTCCGCAAGGGAAAGTCGGACGGACGCTCGCTCGGCACCGGCCTCGGCCTTACGATCAGCAAGGCCTTCGTCGAGGCGATGGGCGGGCGGATCAAGGCCGAGAGCCCGGCACTCCGGCGCCGCGGGACGCGTATTTCCATGCGCTTCCCGGCCGCCGAAGCGGAGCCCTCGAACTGAGGCGAGGCCGCCATATGGCCTTTGGCGCGAAGTTGTTTTATGACGGATTGCAATCATAAATTTGTAGGGGCTGGGGTCCACAAAGATGAATGTCGCTCCGGATGGCGGAGAGCCCGGCAGGCCGGGCGCGGATCGGCGTCCCATCGCGGCGCGCGACACCGGCTTCGCGCGTCGCTTGACGGCGCTGCTCCTCAAGACGCCGATCACGCCGAATGCAATTTCGGTGCTGAGCGTCGGCTTCGCCGCGATCGGCGCCGCTGCTCTCTTCTTTGCGACGCGCTGGCCCCCGCTTTATCTC contains the following coding sequences:
- a CDS encoding sensor histidine kinase; its protein translation is MPEIDRDQARRPDPDALLGLADKGGRGKLTVFLGAAPGVGKTYAMLMRAQRLKEQGADIVIGLVETHGRSETAALLDGLEVLQRRDVAHNGRTLHEFDLDAALARRPRIIVVDELAHTNLGESRHPKRYQDIEELVDAGVDVWTALNIQHLESLSDIVAQIAGVPVRERIPDTVLSRADEVLLVDLPPAELIDRLKEGKVYLPDNAKRAVDHFFRLGNLTALRELALRRTADRVDDQMVDYLKQNAIEGPWPAGERLLVCIGPDPLSEKVVRTASRLASGLNADWIVVSIERADREAGDGEAMRQLDETFRLAEQLGAETRRIIGSDFVEEILKLARRENATQIVIGARRHWFPLSLFRASLPDALSRRVSGIGIHLVTGKIEPAAKTRQRSQRLLPEGLARALGIAGGTVGLATGLGVLIEQFIILQNISLLYLLAVLASAVYAGYFAALAAALFSVVAYNFFFIEPVGTFTVAEPHEVFALLVFLAAAALAGSLASRIRDQAKTARGRATATQALYDFSRKLSGTANAEDVLWAAVTQMQSTLRRNAVLLLPEDGDIALSVAWPPDTELSVSDMMAARWTFEKREPAGNDTGTLPNSPFQFRPLMSPQGVVGVCGFLQEDRPLDINEERALAAILDQTAIAVDRARLSRESLDQAAQLEGEKFRAALLSSLSHELTTPLTTITGAVTTLRQLGEGMPKEGRRELLNSIEEESGRLKNFVSNLLDMNRIEAGTINARRDRVDVADVVHAAVERARKYFPGRVFETSIAADLPLMRGDSVLLGQVLFNLLDNADRFGGDEPVSIYARREGDEVVLSVTDLGKGIAPADLEHVFDKFFRKGKSDGRSLGTGLGLTISKAFVEAMGGRIKAESPALRRRGTRISMRFPAAEAEPSN
- a CDS encoding AI-2E family transporter; the encoded protein is MQLGNRERENPPVEPRLFGQPAHSRSALVLPISAARWMLVLVLIAGVYFFHGFVVPVLAAVVIGFASWPIYRRLLQALNGNRTLAATIAITSVVAFIVVPISIAAAYAVDEVRDWLVWAVQTNVSGAPVPAWLTTIPVAGAWLGQQWVKYVGHPGALGELVQLVSGSNIGNIYRGVLVIGASAFQSFLTLLFMLITLFFVYRDGHSFSKQLDRLGEQIFPMRWERLSRVVPLTISSTVTGMGIIAIGEGIVLGVAYWLAGVPSPVTLGIITGLMALIPGGAPLCFTLVSIYLVASGSLLQGVALFVWGTTELFIVDKTLRPRLVGGPIKLPFLPTFFGLVGGVKTMGFLGLFVGPVLMALLVAIWREWMHEVANQPEPTAKPISRVDIAAK